The nucleotide sequence ATAAAATTGCATTTCATATAAATGCTAATGATACAAACATAGAGATAGATGAAATAAAGCAATACCAATCTGCTAGGGGGTGTCACCACCTGAGGCTGCATGACGTATATTTGCTTTTCCTATTAGTGAAATGTTTCCAGATGTATATCATCTTCAGCTTCATCTTGATGGACAACAACTTGTTTCCTTCAAGAATACagacaatattagtaaaattGTGAACAATCCTATGGTTAAAAAACCAATGTTAACTGAGTTTTTTTTAATGAATCAAGAAAACAAAGATGCTATGGACTTAAATTTATTATATCGAGAATTTCCAGAATACTTTGTATGGTCAACAACAGACAAAACATGGACACGTCGTCAACGAGGAAGTGCTATTGGTCGTGTGGTGACATGTCATCCAACTGAAGGGGAAAGATACTATCTTAGATTGCTTCTAATGAATATGAGAGGACCAAAATCATATAAAGATTTGCGAACTGTAAATTGAGTACAATGTAAAACATTTAGAGAAGCTGCAGAAAAAAAGGATTATTACTTTGTGATAATAATTTGGTAGAATGTATGTCTGAAGCGGTAAGTTATCAAATGCCGTCCAGTTTAAGACAATTATTTGCTATGTTATTAATATATTGTAATCCAACTAATCCAAGAGTACTatggaaaaaatttgaaaactcaATGTctgaagatataaaaaaaaattcgaatATAGATACAAGAGAAATCTGTTACAAAGTGTTAAACCATATTAACAATATTCTTCATTCAATGGGTCATGATATTAATGAATTTGAACtaatttcagaaataataaaGCCATCtgcagcaacaaaagaagctaaAAATGTTGATTTCGAAAGAAACATCATTGTTAGCGAAGAAGATTTAATGTTAGAAAAAAATTAAACATTAATCAAAGAAGAGCTTACAATATGATTCTtgacaaaatattttcaaatagacCAGGGGCATTCTTTATTGACGGCCCCGGTGGAACTGGTAAAAGCTTTTTATATTGTGCTTTATTAGCTACTGTGAGGCACAGAGGATTTATAGCTTTAGCAACTGCAGTTCCGGAGTTGCAGCTTCACTTCTTCCTGGAGGTCGAACTGCTCATTCCCGCTTTAAAATTCCCATTGATGTTAATGAGAATTTCATCTACAATATTAGTAAGCAAAGTTCATTAGCATCTTTGATACGAGATGCAAAACTAATTGTATGGGATGAAATTTCAATGGCAaaaaaagaaacagtagaagcaTTCGATTTGCTTTTAAGAGATCTAATGGAAACTAATATAATATTTGGTGGAAAGTTAGTTGTCTTCAGTGGTGATTTTAGACAAACTCTTCCCGTAGTTCGTAGTGGAAAAAAGGAAGATTTTATTCGTGAAAGCTTATTGTGCTCTAAAATTTAGAATCAACTTGAAAAATTACAACTATCAGAGAATATGCGTGCGAAAACAGATCTTGCTTTTTGTGAATATTTAATGAAAATTGGTGATGGAAAAGAAAGACAAAATGCCTATGGAAAAATTGAAATTCCTCATTCTCTCATTATTCCTTTTACTTCTGAAAAAGAATCGTTGAATATGCTCTTCCGAGTTACTTATCCTGATTTATACAAATGTCATTCaaatacttcttttattacttctcGTGCTATTCTAACAACCAAAAATGATTTCGTTGATGAAAAAAATGACATGCTTCTTGCTCAATTTCCAACCACCAAAAAATTTTACATTGCTACTGATGAGACAATTGATCCAAAAGATCAGTGTGAGTATGAAAATTTTTTGCACACTTTAAATCCTGCTGGTTTGCCTCCTTACAAATTAGCTTTGAAGAAAAATTGCCCGATTATGTTATTAAGAAATTTGAGTCCCAGTGAAGGTTTATGCAATAGAACATGATTAATATGTAATGATTTTAAAACTCATGTCATTAGTGCAACAATATCTAGCGGCAATTTTAAAAATAGACATGTATTTATTCCGCGAATACCACTCATGACATCAGAAGATGAAAAATTACCTCTCCCTTTTAAAAGAACATGATTTCCAGTTCGATTATGTTTCACCATGACAATAAACAAAGCTCAAGGTCAAATATTAGATTTTGTGGGTATCTATTTGCGGGAACCTGTTTTTTCTCATGGTCAATTGTATGTTGCTTTATCAAGATCCAAAAGTTCTAATTGTGTGAAAGTATTAATTAGACCACCTATAGCTGACGGTGGTGATGATCACTCTACATATAATATAGTCTATGATGAAATTATTAAAAAAGCCTTTTCCTGACCATATGCTATAATTTCTTATGGTAAATCTAATTATAACTTGATTTTTTTCTATATTCTTTCATTTATATTAAACTATGtctatttttattgttaatgTATATTGTTATACTAATATCAATATGTTGTAATTGCAGGGTTAATTCCATTATGGGTGAAAGGTTAACTATCAACATGATCACTCCCAATACAGAAGAATGGACATGTAAGATCCAAGTAATTGATAAAAGTCGTCCCAAAGACAACAAAGAgaaaaccaaaaaatatcaaCTCATGACTTTACAGGATGAAGAGGTATTCTTTTTTAAATTCACAAATTTGCCAACAATAATTGAATTAATCCATTTTTTCCTCATATACTAGAGATTGctcatattaaaattttatatattttgctggtataatttttcccaatttaTTTGAATATGATTAAAATCTAATTGTATCTTATTTTCTTACAGGAAAATCAAGTTCAGACCATCATGTTCAATGCTGATATAACGCATTTTGAAGATCTATTTGATCCTTTCCACACTTACTTGGTGTCAGTTGCACAAGTGAAGGAGTCATCTTATTTATATGCAAATTCACTAGAACAATTGATAGAAGCACCATTGTTGAGCCAATTGAAAAGGTCACTCCTCCTGAGGATCCATTACCTCCGCCAACGTGGCTAACTATCACAGCCTTTGACACTTTCGAGTATCAACCTAAAGAATCTGAATTTGATATTTAAAGATTTAATTATCTATATTTGTGCATATACAATCCATTTGTTATACCTTCTCAAAAATCTTTTTAATATTACGACACAATGATTTTCATAATATAttaacttcttgtttttttttggtttaatgCAAGATGTCCTTGCTATTGTGATTAAATGCGGCCCTTCAACATATGCTGCAAATGGAAgaaaaattcaagaatttatcATTATGGATAAGCAGTAAGGATATACCTCCTCCTATTCTTTTCCTCTGTTTCTTTTGTTGTTCCTTATCTTCCTTcacctcttcctcctcctcttcctcttcaACCACCTCTCTTTTTTCGGCTGTAGCTACTAGTTTTCTCTTTTTGTGGCAAAAAAAGATTGCATGTGATTCAACTATGATGTTGTTTTTGCAACATTTTAGTTTGAGATTATATTTCCATATTGTAGTATTGCTGAGTGGTAAGAGGGTGAAGCACTCGTACTCTTGATATATGGTTCTTGTTAAATCAAGCACACATAGAAACGAAAGCTTCAGGCTAAAACTCAGGATAGTGGTTTTATTAGAATTCTTGAAAATGCAATGTGTGAAAAAGAACATCTTAGCCATTAGGTTGTGACTTCGTGCATTACCGTAACCAAATTAAAGGTGTAACTTCCATCTTATATTTTCGTAGTGCCAAAATTTTTCTTAGGGAAACATGGCTTTCTTTTATTGAAATATGTGGACATCCTTTTTTTGTCTAAGCTAGATATTTGTTATTGTTCACAATTTTATATTAACCTCCTAAGCTTAAAGTATATGTGACGTAACTTGGATGCTTGATTTTTGTGATTGCAAAGTAAAATATTTCGTTATTTGTTTCCCTTAGCACTTGActtcttttgtttttgtaacttAAATATTTGGGAGAATTTATTTATACGGCAGATATTTTACTTTTTCAGTTTTTTGTTTCTTCTGAATTTACATTACCTTGTAAATAAAGAATGTCTTACATTTGAGGTTTATTTTACCGTCCAAGTTCACATTTAGCTATTACTTTTTGTTACGTTTACTTGACTTCCTTTCTACAAGAGTATGTTGATTGAAACTAATGACCAATTATatcagaatataaatataaatcaTCAATATTATGAATTGTTGTCATCTCTTGCTCATTTCATATTTCTTCTATATGCTTTAAGTTTTGGGTTTGTGAATCATTTTACAATTTCCCATGGGAAAGTCTGATAGCAaatattgtattttctttatgtGACTTCAATATAGTATTTGAACATCTTCTATTCATTGTTTACGggaaaaaacaacaaaattcACTCTCTGGGAAGATTTCATTGATCTTTATGGGAATAAACTTTTGAAACAACTAAATGAATACCCAGTTATTCTTGCTAGATAAATTGGTAGATCATCATCAGGTATTAGTATTTACATGATTTtacctttttccttttcaaataTCAAACAATGAAATCAAATCTTAATATTTGAATGCATGTAGGATCATCGAACAAATTTAGTGGGCTGACGAACAAATTTAGTACAACAATCTATGTCAATCCTCCTTACCCACAAGTTGTTGAGTTGAAGTCATGGTATTATGCATGTATTTCTTTGTAAATTATGCATCTGTAGAAGCATATTGTTGATATAATACATTAATATATACAAGAACAAATTTTTTAGATTTTACCTACCTTGTAGGGCCAAAACAATTGAACCAATGCTTAATGCATACAAGATGAAGAGTACATCTTCCGCAGGCTTCGTTATAGTGGTTCCCTTTGAGGATGAAATCATAGCTATTTCCAATATCCAAGCGCAACCTCAAGTAAGAAcaatataaattatattattcTATCGAAATTTAAATATGTTTTGTAGTCACAAAAAAAATGTGGCATTCTTGAATTATATAGGGGCAAATATTTTATGTCGAAGCTGAACTTTCTCTGCCAAATGAGAACCAACGATTTTGTGTGTTAACTTGTTCTGACTGTAAGCAATTGTTCATGAGATCTTTCTCTCGGAGGACAATTTATTGTACAAACTGTCAACGATCCACTCATCTAATTCCAAGGTATAAATGCTACTAGATTCTTCTATATGACTAATGACTATTTAGAGtttacagttattttatttttattcatctAACCAAATATTTGCTATACATTATAACATATGTCAATTTGAAGTTACTGTTAGAGACAATAGTGGTTTTGCAACAGCCATTATTTTTGACAAACCTGCAGAGAATGTTATGCCTCAGCTCAAAAGAAATTTATGACATCTACCATGTGAAGGTACATATTTCATATTACTAATAGCTTCAAAAACATACAAATGGcaaaatgtgacgacccggccagtcgtctcatgagttaccgctccgtttttccttttttcagcttctttatgctttattgTCCGTATCTTGTATAATAGAGTTGAtttggagtggttttgataagaaatgagacacttagtctcttttaagaaggcttaagttggaaaagtcaaccggacgttgacttatgagttagagggctcgaatgtgaatTCCGATAGTTCGGTTAGCTCCGGGagatgatttgagacttaggagtgtgatcggaatttattttggaggtccggtgtagaattaggcttgaattggcgaagttagtagtttgacgaattccggttgataggtgagattttgatccgggagtcggaatggaattccgagagttgctgtagcttcattatgtgattTAGGATAtgcgtgcaaaattttaggttattcggacgtggtttagttgggtttttgatcaaaagcgtatttcggaagttttagaagaacttaggcttgaatttgaggtaattcgatggttttggtattgttgaggtgttttgatgattggaacgaggttgaataatattttaggatgcgttggtgtttttggttgaggtcccgggggcctcgggtgagttttgagcgagtacggacatcccggaacttagaaaatggatggggCAGTCATTTGTGCGCGGGGCGCGGTCCTTTTCGCGCTGGGCACGGTCAAGTGACGCGGCCCGCGGTCATCAAGACCTGCAGGTCATCGGTCCAACTTcgaaagctcatatcttttgatttacaaggaattttgaggttaCTCAAAAATGaatgttgtagccctttgtgtttagtttccagaaaggtaaagatatcgcaatttggacatctgtagaaaaagttatggccaaaatactaaagcctgtcactgtagaggaaggcctgtgcggccgcggttgtgcTTGCGcagaccgcactggcttgcgcggaaCGCAGtcgttttggtgcggcccgcggtaTCTGacacctgaggggtacctataaatacgaggttttggattttatttaatattttaacctagagagctcgaattttggcaatttttcgaaggtttttcaaaaaattcattggggtaagtgattttaactaaGATTTggctagaacacatgaatctatcactgaattcatcatttaattcgtgatttgggatggaatttgggaagaaaattgtgaaacctttcaaaaatgtaaaatgacgaTTTGAAGGACAAAGtagtatcagaattggataattttggtatggttagactcgtgagggtatgaggattctgaaaatgtaaattttacccgattccgagatgtgggcctggggctcgggttttgctaatttcgagatttttgatatttttcgaatgttttcgcttgggatatgttcccttagcatattgtgacctattcgttttgatttttgatagattcgacgcgcgtggaggcgaATTTGAGGGGTAAAGGTGTCGCGAGCTCGAGAATTAGCCAGTTCacggtgagtaatggttgtaaatgatgtcctgagggtttgaaaccccggattgcacatcgtagtgctatattaaggcaAGATAAGCGCTgaatgatgagtgtggggtctttcactactggggattgtgacttggtccatcccgattgatgattttaccgaatatttgactgaaattcaattgttatcatcatgatttcggctgattgtcatatttgggcttcgtgccaactatttgaacccttcggagatttttatcactgtttcctcactgtttgacttattatttgaactcagtcctgttgatatctactgttttacaaactcagccacttttactcagatttgaaacttaaatgatatttctacatcatgttttgggctgagaacaactgttttactaatgcccaaggggcttgtgatgatttttggattgagtgaggccgagggccatatgtgaggatgtaacgacccgaccggtcgttttgagctccggcgcgtcattcagcagtttgaggccatgaacggcttcatctcaggtatattgacttgtgtgtatattgtgaaagttagtactttagaaaaatttcataaatttgggttggaaggcatttcagtgttatagatgtccgtttgggatttcgagtctggaaatagatccgtatggtgattctggagttgggagcgcgatcggaagtgaattcggatgtccggaggtcattttgaagtcatttgactaaatataaaaatttgaaggtttttgagaaaattcgaccgaaagtggaaattttgatatcggggtcggaatgcggttCCAAAAGATGGGGCAAGTCCGTAacgtcgaatgtgacttgtgtgaaaaatttcaggtcattcggacatcgtttggttgggtttttgatcgaaagtgtattttcggaagtttttggaaaaataggcttgaattcgatgagttttgggtaatttgatgttgtttgatgtgttttgatgatttgagcaggttttaatgatgttataaattatgttggcatttttggtcggggtcccatgaggctcggataagttttggaagagtttttggaagatttttgtcgttttgagcataagcatgtaatgatccaagggtcaatttttagttctagagatccaaatttgatttcgagactttcagaatttaaatcatgaattataggactgatctggaaattttggtttaatttcatcaagtcgcgattgggtttttgacgtgaaatgtgagttaattgtttaacgagcgaaatgggtattgaactgggcaaacgagctccaaattgagtttcgattgaagggttgtgttcgtattattatttgtgactcataggaataagaatcgtctaattccgagtttgtatgatggagttagagcctttttagtgaaaataaaagcTGCTGTAATTTCTGCTGCTAAGCTGTCTTTGGACAGCAATGTGCAGTCGTGGAGCGTACTTCGGagacctatatcttttgatctacatggaattttgagatgattcaaaaacaaaagttgtagcccttagtatctagtttccagaaagctaaagaaatcgtaatttggacatttgtagataacgttatgattgattgaagatgactggtggagcagtttccccagaaa is from Nicotiana tabacum cultivar K326 chromosome 18, ASM71507v2, whole genome shotgun sequence and encodes:
- the LOC107772267 gene encoding uncharacterized protein LOC107772267 isoform X2; the protein is MQDVLAIVIKCGPSTYAANGRKIQEFIIMDKQAKTIEPMLNAYKMKSTSSAGFVIVVPFEDEIIAISNIQAQPQGQIFYVEAELSLPNENQRFCVLTCSDCKQLFMRSFSRRTIYCTNCQRSTHLIPSYC
- the LOC107772267 gene encoding uncharacterized protein LOC107772267 isoform X3, with translation MGERLTINMITPNTEEWTCKIQVIDKSRPKDNKEKTKKYQLMTLQDEEENQVQTIMFNADITHFEDLFDPFHTYLVSVAQVKESSYLYANSLEQLIEAPLLSQLKRCPCYCD